A single window of Methylobacterium nodulans ORS 2060 DNA harbors:
- a CDS encoding chromate resistance protein ChrB domain-containing protein — protein sequence MATPTSIPVDKLARLLGTPGCPVLLDVRTDEDFAADPRLIPGAMRRPWGDVAAWAGALFGRNAIVICRRGQKLSHGVAAWLRQEGVPAEVLEGGTNAWYAAGLPMVPADKLPARDALGRTVWVTRARPKIDRIACPWLIRRFVDPAAVFLFVPPSEVEAVAEGFGGAPFDIDSPEVFWSHRGERCSFDVMVEELTLGTEPLRRLAAIVRGADTARLDLAPEAAGLLAASLGLSRMYADDLAQLDAGMLLYDAFYRWCRDATDETHNWPTNKPKPGG from the coding sequence ATGGCCACGCCCACCTCTATTCCGGTCGACAAGCTCGCTCGCCTCCTCGGCACCCCCGGCTGCCCGGTGCTCCTCGACGTCCGCACCGACGAGGACTTCGCCGCGGATCCCCGGCTGATTCCGGGCGCCATGCGCCGCCCCTGGGGCGACGTGGCAGCCTGGGCCGGCGCACTCTTCGGCCGCAATGCCATCGTGATCTGCCGGCGCGGCCAGAAGCTCAGTCACGGCGTCGCCGCCTGGCTGCGGCAGGAGGGGGTGCCGGCCGAGGTGCTGGAGGGCGGCACCAATGCCTGGTATGCGGCCGGCCTGCCCATGGTGCCGGCCGACAAGCTGCCCGCCCGCGATGCCCTGGGCCGGACCGTGTGGGTCACGCGCGCGCGACCGAAGATCGATCGCATCGCCTGCCCGTGGCTGATCCGCCGCTTCGTCGATCCCGCCGCCGTGTTCCTGTTCGTGCCCCCCTCCGAGGTCGAGGCGGTGGCCGAGGGCTTCGGTGGCGCGCCCTTCGACATCGACAGCCCGGAGGTGTTCTGGAGCCACCGGGGCGAGCGGTGCAGCTTCGACGTGATGGTCGAGGAGCTGACCCTCGGGACCGAGCCCCTGCGCCGGCTGGCGGCCATCGTGCGCGGCGCCGATACGGCGCGGCTCGATCTCGCCCCCGAGGCAGCCGGTCTGCTCGCCGCCTCGCTCGGGCTGTCGCGGATGTATGCCGACGATCTGGCGCAGCTCGATGCCGGGATGCTGCTCTACGACGCCTTCTACCGCTGGTGCCGGGACGCCACCGACGAGACCCACAACTGGCCCACCAACAAGCCGAAGCCGGGGGGCTGA
- the chrA gene encoding chromate efflux transporter, translating into MGSTAVNAAPAGAAAETGPPQSVTLAGALPVWLRVAALSFGGPAGQIAVMHRILVEEQRWISEHRFLHALNFCTLLPGPEAQQLATYVGWLMHGTRGGLVAGGLFVVPGILAIMALSWIYALYGQVGLVAGLFFGLKAAVLAIVLQAVRRIGQRALKSRIMVALAAAAFVAIFFLDVPFPLIVLAAGVIGYFGGRAGRPEFQAGGGHGASDTVAEGPFLLGDDELPQERAAPRDTLRVLGLWAGLWLLPVAAILLALGPADVFSRIAVFFSKMAMVTFGGAYAVLAYVAQQAVEHYGWLKPGEMLDGLGMAETTPGPLIMVTQFVGFMAAFRAPGSLPPLVAGTLGGLLTTWVTFVPCFLWIFVGAPYVERLRGNPALAGALAAITAAVVGVILNLAVWFALHTVFGQVRPLAVGPLRFDLPVPASVNPFALLLALAAAVAVFRFKIGMIATLAACSAAGVVLHLAGLV; encoded by the coding sequence ATGGGCAGCACCGCCGTGAACGCCGCGCCGGCTGGGGCGGCGGCCGAAACTGGCCCGCCGCAGTCTGTCACCCTCGCCGGAGCCCTGCCGGTCTGGCTGCGGGTCGCCGCCCTGTCCTTCGGCGGCCCGGCCGGGCAGATCGCGGTCATGCACCGCATCCTGGTCGAGGAGCAGCGCTGGATCTCCGAGCACCGCTTTCTGCACGCCCTGAATTTCTGCACGCTCCTGCCCGGCCCCGAGGCTCAGCAGCTCGCCACCTATGTCGGCTGGCTGATGCACGGCACACGCGGCGGCCTCGTCGCGGGCGGGCTCTTCGTCGTGCCGGGCATCCTGGCGATCATGGCCCTGAGCTGGATCTACGCCCTCTACGGCCAGGTCGGCCTGGTCGCCGGCCTGTTCTTCGGCCTCAAGGCCGCGGTGCTCGCCATCGTGCTCCAGGCCGTGCGGCGGATCGGCCAGCGCGCTCTGAAGAGCCGGATCATGGTGGCGCTTGCCGCAGCGGCCTTTGTGGCGATCTTCTTCCTTGATGTGCCGTTCCCGCTCATCGTGCTGGCGGCGGGCGTGATCGGCTACTTCGGCGGGCGGGCGGGTCGGCCGGAGTTCCAGGCCGGCGGTGGCCACGGCGCGTCCGACACGGTCGCTGAGGGCCCTTTCCTGCTCGGTGATGACGAGCTCCCGCAGGAACGGGCAGCGCCGCGGGACACCCTGCGGGTGCTGGGTCTCTGGGCGGGCCTCTGGCTGCTGCCGGTCGCCGCCATCCTGCTCGCCCTCGGCCCAGCCGACGTGTTCAGCCGGATCGCGGTGTTCTTCTCCAAGATGGCCATGGTGACCTTCGGGGGCGCCTACGCGGTGCTGGCTTATGTCGCGCAGCAGGCGGTGGAGCATTACGGCTGGCTGAAGCCCGGCGAGATGCTCGACGGGCTCGGCATGGCCGAGACCACGCCCGGACCGCTGATCATGGTCACGCAGTTCGTGGGCTTCATGGCCGCCTTCCGCGCCCCCGGTTCGCTGCCGCCGCTCGTCGCCGGGACGCTCGGGGGCCTGCTGACCACCTGGGTGACCTTCGTGCCCTGCTTCCTCTGGATCTTCGTCGGGGCTCCTTACGTCGAGCGCCTGCGCGGCAACCCGGCCCTCGCCGGCGCGCTGGCGGCCATCACCGCGGCCGTGGTGGGCGTGATCCTCAACCTCGCGGTCTGGTTTGCGCTCCACACCGTCTTCGGCCAGGTGCGGCCCCTCGCAGTCGGGCCGCTCCGGTTCGACCTGCCGGTGCCCGCCAGCGTGAACCCCTTCGCCCTGCTCCTGGCGCTCGCGGCTGCCGTGGCCGTATTCCGGTTCAAGATCGGCATGATCGCGACGCTGGCGGCCTGCTCGGCTGCGGGCGTGGTCCTGCACTTGGCGGGGCTGGTCTGA